A portion of the Vicia villosa cultivar HV-30 ecotype Madison, WI unplaced genomic scaffold, Vvil1.0 ctg.003790F_1_1, whole genome shotgun sequence genome contains these proteins:
- the LOC131641507 gene encoding uncharacterized protein LOC131641507: MEKSNQPTLLKSYVYNEKVDPPVNVINLSSDEELIKSVDPRIAKRLCSRKEKVVTDTYSPKPNRKHVAFGPAKSWRKVIVSSKKRKIRTETESDDDEGNVQDIICVKKTVSKQSSVKIPDPPMDNISFQSIESIDRWIFVYQRRISLEKELGQDDLKIKEIMDLIFAAGLIKSVTNFAKCYEVLVKEFVVNIPVDRAEPGSPNFRKVYVRGKLVHFSPNLINMYLGRSEDRGSDLEVIDNQVSREITANQVTTWPMKGELSAG; this comes from the exons ATGGAGAAGAGCAACCAACCGACTCTTCTAAAA AGTTATGTGTATAATGAGAAGGTTGATCCTCCAGTTAATGTTATCAATCTATCATCTGATGAAGAACTCATCAAGAGTGTGGATCCCAGGATTGCAAAAAGGCTGTGCTctagaaaagaaaaagttgtaaCTGATACATATTCTCCCAAACCTAATAGGAAGCATGTTGCGTTTGGTCCAGCAAAGTCTTGGAGAAAAGTGATTGTCTCCTCCAAGAAGAGAAAGATTAGGACAGAAACTGAGTCTGATGATGATGAAGGTAATGTTCAGGACATCATTTGTGTAAAGAAAACTGTGTCCAAGCAGTCTTCTGTGAAAATTCCAGACCCTCCCATGGACAATATATCGTTTCAATCTATTGAAAGCATTGACAGATGGATATTTGTGTATCAAAGAAGGATTTCTCTGGAGAAAGAACTTGGTCAGGATGATCTCAAAATCAAGGAGATCATGGACTTAATTTTTGCTGCTGGGCTGATTAAAAGTGTAACTAACTTTGCTAAATGCTATGAGGTTCTAGTTAAGGAGTTTGTTGTGAACATACCCGTGGACCGTGCTGAACCTGGAAGTCCGAATTTCAGGAAAGTCTACGTAAGGGGAAAACTGGTTCATTTCTCCCCTAATTTAATCAACATGTATTTGGGAAGAAGTGAGGACAGGGGAAGTGACCTGGAGGTGATTGATAATCAAGTCAGCAGGGAAATCACTGCAAATCAAGTGACTACTTGGCCTATGAAAGGAGAGCTATCTGCTGGTTAA